Proteins from one Caldanaerovirga acetigignens genomic window:
- a CDS encoding cupin domain-containing protein has product MEKFTVHESEIEGERRIPPRVSKILICNKTVGATKISMGVNVTEVGSKIPMHCHEDSEEAMFIVSGRGKLIVEGVGEYELTPGTAIFAPCGVKHEIVNTGDEPIKVIWAYAPPLPQHLEK; this is encoded by the coding sequence ATGGAAAAATTTACTGTTCATGAAAGTGAAATTGAGGGTGAAAGGAGAATACCACCTCGGGTTTCAAAGATATTGATTTGCAATAAGACAGTAGGAGCGACTAAAATTTCGATGGGTGTAAATGTAACCGAAGTTGGAAGCAAAATCCCCATGCACTGTCACGAGGATTCGGAAGAAGCGATGTTTATAGTTTCAGGAAGGGGAAAGCTGATTGTGGAAGGCGTGGGAGAATATGAGTTGACCCCCGGGACTGCTATTTTTGCTCCCTGCGGGGTAAAGCACGAAATAGTAAATACCGGGGATGAACCGATTAAAGTCATCTGGGCTTATGCCCCTCCGCTACCCCAGCATTTGGAGAAATAG
- a CDS encoding MoaD/ThiS family protein: MIKVKVHLFFKKYVGNDGVVELEGPFCDDFDVEKLIEKLGIPKEEVGMVIINGKWQDFKSRLSDGDSIEIFPQYLGG; encoded by the coding sequence ATGATTAAGGTAAAAGTTCATCTTTTTTTCAAAAAGTATGTGGGAAACGATGGCGTTGTAGAATTAGAAGGTCCTTTTTGCGATGATTTTGATGTGGAAAAACTTATAGAAAAGCTAGGCATACCCAAAGAAGAAGTAGGAATGGTCATAATTAACGGAAAGTGGCAAGACTTTAAAAGCAGGTTAAGCGATGGAGATTCAATAGAAATATTTCCCCAATATTTAGGGGGTTAA
- a CDS encoding aldehyde ferredoxin oxidoreductase family protein — MGKIIRINMKAKSASLEEIKMEYKLLGGRALTSRIIYDEVPADCDPLGEKNKLVIAPGLLGGTAVSSASRISVGCKSPLTNGIKESNSGGLVATYLAREGIKAIIIEGQPEDDKMYVIEIEKEKVNIIPADESLKNAGTYETTERLIKKYGKDAAIMCIGPAGENKMRAASIIVTDHNGELKFCARGGTGAVMGSKGVKAIVVKNSRGSITYFDREGFLNVARRVNKELMADPKTGDAYKKYGTAQIVNAVNAIGALPTKNFRFGAFEHASNLSGEKLYERVQERKGEGKTGVPCMPGCVIQCGNIYPDKEGNKIVSNLQYETIALVGSNLGFEDLDSVAKLNKEINDLGLDTIEMGCVLGVAIDAGLAKFGDEESCLALLNEIRKNSILGRVLGNGVEITGKVLGAKRIPEAKGQGIPGYDPRALKGNGVLYATSPMGADHTAGNAFGSRNEVNPLGREKQGDLSRNLQIRMTTLDSLGFCIFARGPLFKDTSTLTDMIYYLTGEKLTIDQVWEIGINTLKIEREFNIKAGVSPYRDKLNEFFYSEALPPTGATFDVPENEVEKAII, encoded by the coding sequence ATGGGTAAAATTATAAGGATAAACATGAAAGCTAAGAGTGCTTCGCTCGAAGAAATAAAAATGGAATATAAGCTTTTAGGTGGGAGGGCTCTTACCTCGAGAATAATATACGACGAGGTGCCTGCTGACTGCGACCCGCTTGGAGAAAAGAACAAACTGGTAATCGCTCCTGGTTTGCTAGGCGGGACGGCAGTCTCGAGTGCAAGCAGGATCTCAGTAGGATGTAAAAGCCCTCTTACAAATGGAATAAAGGAGTCAAATAGCGGAGGGCTGGTGGCCACATACCTTGCAAGAGAAGGGATAAAGGCGATAATAATTGAAGGCCAGCCGGAAGATGACAAAATGTACGTCATCGAGATTGAAAAAGAGAAGGTCAATATAATCCCTGCGGACGAAAGCTTAAAAAATGCAGGAACTTACGAGACGACCGAAAGGCTTATTAAAAAATACGGTAAAGATGCAGCAATAATGTGTATAGGTCCTGCGGGAGAAAACAAAATGAGGGCAGCCAGTATTATAGTGACCGATCACAATGGTGAGCTAAAATTCTGTGCAAGAGGTGGCACCGGCGCCGTAATGGGGAGCAAAGGCGTAAAGGCTATCGTCGTGAAGAATTCCAGGGGGAGCATAACGTATTTTGACAGAGAAGGATTTTTGAACGTTGCTCGGAGAGTAAATAAGGAATTGATGGCTGATCCTAAGACAGGCGATGCATATAAAAAGTATGGAACTGCTCAGATAGTTAATGCTGTAAATGCAATTGGTGCTCTGCCAACGAAAAATTTTAGATTCGGGGCTTTTGAACACGCTTCAAATCTCTCAGGAGAAAAGCTGTACGAGCGGGTGCAGGAACGAAAAGGTGAAGGCAAAACTGGAGTCCCGTGCATGCCTGGATGCGTAATCCAATGCGGGAATATTTATCCGGATAAAGAAGGAAATAAAATAGTCTCAAATTTGCAGTATGAGACGATTGCACTTGTAGGTTCCAACCTGGGGTTTGAAGACCTGGATTCGGTGGCAAAGCTAAACAAAGAAATCAACGACCTTGGACTTGACACTATCGAGATGGGTTGTGTATTGGGAGTTGCAATTGATGCAGGATTGGCAAAATTTGGCGATGAAGAAAGCTGTTTAGCACTTTTGAATGAGATTAGAAAGAACAGTATCTTAGGCAGAGTTCTTGGAAACGGCGTTGAAATAACCGGTAAGGTTTTAGGTGCAAAGAGGATTCCCGAGGCGAAAGGTCAAGGGATTCCCGGATATGATCCAAGGGCATTGAAAGGAAATGGAGTGCTATACGCTACTTCGCCGATGGGAGCGGATCATACTGCGGGCAACGCCTTTGGATCGAGAAATGAGGTGAATCCGCTGGGCAGGGAAAAGCAAGGAGACCTGTCGAGAAATCTCCAGATTAGGATGACGACTTTAGACAGCCTGGGATTCTGTATATTTGCAAGAGGGCCGCTATTTAAGGATACATCTACGCTGACTGACATGATATATTACCTCACGGGGGAAAAGCTCACGATAGATCAGGTTTGGGAAATAGGTATAAACACCTTGAAGATTGAAAGGGAATTTAACATTAAAGCTGGGGTAAGCCCATACAGAGATAAATTAAACGAATTTTTCTACAGCGAGGCTCTGCCGCCCACAGGAGCCACTTTTGACGTGCCTGAGAACGAAGTGGAAAAAGCCATAATTTAA
- a CDS encoding tripartite tricarboxylate transporter permease encodes MSFLLLLIYMTVGAIIGLFMGALPGLTVTMTIALVVSLTFGWPMVDALAFIIGAFCGGVMGGSISAITLNIPGTAAAVATIFDGFPLKQKGEAANALSLALFVSLLGGFFGIIFLAVLGPLLGSIALKFGNQEYFLICLWGITLVAVLSKENLLKGLAAASLGFLISMIGMDPITGLMRFTFGSKILSGGINYIVAMIGLFGMKEVFVQLSNKRAFKVDDFTYRIRDLFPKLDIVKKSIVTYLWSAPIGAIIGLLPGTGGDIASLVSYGVSKQIIKKPSRPFGEGAYEGIAAPEIANDAAIGGAITTLLTLGIPGDSVTAIMLGSFYLHGLLPGPTFMMTEKKYFYMILVFLAISIFIAYFVGIFGSNIMLKMLNLPKWVLLPFISILCIVGSYSLQNNINDVIFMIMFGLIGYVLEKAGYPVSPIVLAIILGPMIETNFRKALISAGGFGNVIISFFTRPISLILLVLIVLTYVAQSKVMKLEQQ; translated from the coding sequence ATGAGTTTTTTGTTACTCCTTATATACATGACAGTTGGGGCGATCATTGGATTATTCATGGGGGCACTGCCAGGCCTTACAGTTACGATGACGATTGCTTTGGTTGTGTCATTGACATTTGGGTGGCCGATGGTTGACGCTTTAGCATTTATAATAGGCGCGTTTTGCGGTGGCGTAATGGGTGGATCGATTTCTGCAATAACATTGAATATACCTGGAACAGCCGCCGCTGTTGCTACTATATTCGACGGTTTTCCCCTCAAGCAAAAAGGGGAAGCTGCGAATGCGTTAAGCCTTGCGCTTTTTGTGAGCCTTTTAGGTGGATTTTTCGGTATAATCTTTTTAGCAGTGCTCGGGCCTCTACTTGGAAGTATCGCTTTGAAATTTGGAAATCAGGAATATTTTCTGATTTGCCTTTGGGGCATAACATTAGTAGCCGTCCTCAGCAAAGAAAACCTGCTGAAAGGCTTGGCTGCCGCATCTCTAGGATTTTTGATATCTATGATTGGAATGGACCCTATTACTGGATTAATGAGATTTACCTTTGGTTCGAAGATATTGAGCGGAGGAATTAACTATATTGTGGCAATGATTGGCCTTTTTGGAATGAAAGAAGTTTTCGTGCAACTGAGCAATAAACGAGCATTTAAGGTGGATGACTTTACTTATAGAATAAGGGACTTGTTTCCAAAGTTAGATATAGTAAAAAAGAGCATTGTGACTTATCTTTGGTCTGCGCCGATAGGTGCAATCATAGGATTGCTGCCAGGGACTGGAGGGGATATTGCCTCACTGGTATCTTACGGCGTATCAAAACAAATAATTAAAAAACCGTCGAGGCCTTTTGGGGAAGGAGCTTATGAGGGTATTGCAGCTCCTGAGATAGCAAATGACGCAGCAATTGGGGGAGCTATAACAACCTTGCTTACACTGGGAATCCCCGGGGATTCTGTTACTGCGATAATGCTTGGTTCATTTTATCTTCACGGGTTGCTTCCGGGTCCAACCTTCATGATGACGGAGAAAAAGTATTTTTATATGATTTTGGTATTTTTGGCTATAAGTATATTCATAGCTTACTTTGTAGGCATATTTGGGAGCAATATAATGTTGAAGATGCTGAACCTCCCTAAATGGGTACTTCTACCTTTTATAAGCATCCTATGCATAGTCGGCTCTTACTCTCTACAAAACAATATAAATGACGTGATATTCATGATTATGTTCGGGTTAATTGGATACGTGCTGGAAAAAGCGGGATATCCGGTAAGTCCGATTGTACTTGCCATAATTTTAGGCCCGATGATAGAGACAAACTTTAGAAAGGCATTGATAAGTGCCGGAGGGTTTGGAAATGTCATAATCTCTTTCTTCACAAGACCTATAAGTTTAATATTGCTTGTCTTAATTGTTTTAACTTATGTTGCGCAATCAAAAGTAATGAAATTAGAACAACAATAA
- a CDS encoding tripartite tricarboxylate transporter TctB family protein: MEDSKLMNIAVFVFLFLVILGAYANIFMYNINQKIPVLDINSPLVVPFLLNTLLLIMTAIILKNEIGKWRQTKNGDSSEKELVDELKGVLAYFVGLVIYILAVKKLHFEVATFVAMVFGMYMLAKHGKEGRAPVWRIIFTSLILVASIRFVFTGVFKIILP, encoded by the coding sequence ATGGAAGATTCTAAATTGATGAATATAGCTGTCTTTGTTTTCCTTTTCTTGGTTATTTTAGGGGCCTACGCGAACATTTTTATGTACAATATTAACCAAAAAATCCCAGTACTCGATATAAACTCGCCATTGGTCGTTCCTTTTTTGCTCAATACATTATTACTCATTATGACAGCAATTATTTTGAAAAATGAAATAGGGAAATGGAGGCAAACAAAAAATGGCGACTCATCGGAAAAAGAGCTAGTAGATGAATTAAAAGGGGTGCTAGCGTATTTTGTAGGGTTGGTCATATATATTCTAGCCGTTAAAAAATTACATTTTGAAGTTGCTACATTCGTTGCAATGGTTTTTGGGATGTATATGCTGGCAAAGCATGGAAAAGAAGGCAGGGCACCAGTGTGGAGGATAATTTTTACATCATTGATATTAGTTGCATCTATTCGGTTTGTCTTTACAGGGGTATTTAAAATTATCCTCCCGTAA
- a CDS encoding 4Fe-4S binding protein, translated as MLYVNREKCEGCEACVAACGTGAAKIVDGKCQIDVNVCVECYACKEVCPFEAIEEKE; from the coding sequence ATGCTTTATGTAAACAGGGAAAAATGCGAGGGATGCGAGGCTTGCGTAGCAGCTTGTGGAACTGGCGCAGCTAAAATAGTTGACGGCAAATGCCAGATAGACGTAAATGTTTGCGTTGAATGTTATGCATGCAAAGAGGTATGTCCATTCGAGGCCATTGAAGAAAAGGAATAA
- a CDS encoding Bug family tripartite tricarboxylate transporter substrate binding protein: protein MKRFKALALLIIASLLVLSLAGCGQKQQSGENKVKYPEKSINVIVGFSAGGPTDLIARGIMPIVQEKLGVGVGITNVPGAASATGANQVLSQPKDGYTLFFGSEAMSTWQVMGTADMSPTRDFVPVKVVAQAIPVLAVPPNSKFKTVEEFINYAKQNPGKLRISTAGPATVPHVSGLLLEKELGVKFTYVPYEGGRPAITAAMGGQVDATIEMVQSMVEAHRSGQIRILASLTNEPVEGLEVPAIGAKYPELAKYLPYGPYFGLFVPKGTPDEVVDVLKNAMDEAVKDSRWLDYCKKLYLIPIDYSGDEAVKFIDDWTAKAAWILYDAGVAKESPEKFGIKRPNQ, encoded by the coding sequence ATGAAACGGTTTAAGGCTTTGGCCCTGCTGATAATCGCCAGTCTATTGGTTTTGAGCTTGGCAGGTTGCGGACAAAAGCAACAAAGCGGCGAAAACAAGGTGAAATATCCCGAAAAGTCTATTAACGTCATCGTAGGGTTTTCGGCTGGTGGACCAACCGATTTGATTGCAAGGGGTATAATGCCGATTGTTCAAGAGAAATTAGGGGTTGGTGTGGGTATTACCAATGTGCCTGGTGCGGCAAGCGCGACGGGTGCAAACCAGGTTCTTTCCCAACCTAAAGATGGATATACGCTCTTTTTTGGATCAGAAGCTATGTCCACGTGGCAGGTTATGGGGACGGCAGACATGAGTCCGACTAGAGATTTTGTGCCTGTGAAAGTTGTAGCTCAGGCGATTCCTGTGCTTGCGGTTCCGCCAAATTCAAAATTCAAGACGGTCGAAGAGTTTATAAATTATGCAAAACAAAATCCTGGAAAGCTAAGAATAAGCACTGCGGGTCCAGCGACAGTTCCGCACGTGTCAGGATTGTTGCTCGAAAAAGAATTGGGAGTTAAGTTCACTTACGTTCCCTATGAAGGAGGCCGACCTGCAATTACCGCTGCGATGGGCGGACAGGTGGACGCTACGATAGAAATGGTGCAGTCGATGGTAGAGGCGCACAGGTCTGGTCAGATAAGAATACTAGCCTCATTGACTAATGAACCTGTAGAAGGCCTTGAAGTCCCTGCGATCGGTGCTAAATATCCTGAATTGGCAAAGTACTTGCCTTATGGGCCTTACTTTGGCCTCTTCGTTCCCAAAGGAACGCCGGATGAAGTTGTTGACGTCTTAAAAAACGCCATGGATGAGGCTGTAAAAGACAGCAGATGGCTTGATTACTGCAAGAAGCTGTACCTTATACCAATAGACTACAGCGGCGATGAAGCAGTGAAATTTATCGATGATTGGACTGCAAAGGCAGCATGGATTTTGTACGATGCCGGAGTTGCCAAAGAGTCGCCGGAAAAATTCGGCATAAAAAGACCCAACCAATAA
- a CDS encoding CoA-transferase subunit beta, producing MMVAKYTTNELMAVTASRLLKDGENVVVGLGLPQIAALLAKSTHAPRLNIIYEIGVVNPEAEEMGVGIADPRLWNESECFTSFVGTLGSILQKGLIDVGFLGGLQVDKYGNINSTLIKTEKGYRHINGSGGAADIATFSKRLMIIMKHEKRKIIEKVDFLTSVGYLNGRNSRSEAGLPMCQDIKIITNLCVFGFDEEERSLKLLSVHPGIALEEVVENTGVEFKIPEMVKCTEEPTEKEVDLLRNSIDPLKMYIK from the coding sequence ATGATGGTAGCTAAATATACCACGAATGAGCTGATGGCAGTTACGGCGTCAAGGCTTTTAAAAGATGGGGAAAATGTAGTGGTAGGATTGGGTTTGCCGCAAATAGCAGCTTTGCTTGCAAAAAGCACCCACGCACCTAGGCTGAATATCATTTACGAGATTGGAGTCGTAAATCCAGAAGCAGAGGAAATGGGAGTCGGTATTGCAGACCCAAGGCTCTGGAATGAAAGCGAATGTTTTACTAGTTTTGTTGGGACTCTCGGGAGCATCCTGCAAAAAGGCCTAATAGATGTGGGCTTTCTCGGCGGGTTGCAGGTCGACAAATACGGAAATATAAACAGCACTTTGATAAAGACGGAGAAAGGCTACCGGCATATAAATGGAAGCGGTGGAGCTGCGGATATCGCGACTTTTTCGAAAAGATTGATGATTATAATGAAGCATGAAAAGAGGAAAATTATTGAAAAAGTAGATTTTTTGACCAGCGTTGGATATCTAAATGGCCGAAACAGCAGGAGCGAAGCCGGTCTTCCGATGTGTCAGGATATAAAGATAATAACGAATTTATGCGTTTTTGGGTTTGATGAAGAGGAAAGGTCCCTGAAGCTCCTTTCGGTTCACCCAGGAATTGCTCTGGAAGAGGTTGTTGAAAACACGGGGGTAGAGTTCAAAATACCTGAAATGGTGAAATGTACTGAGGAACCTACTGAAAAAGAAGTAGACCTGCTCAGGAATTCGATTGATCCTTTGAAAATGTATATTAAGTAA
- a CDS encoding CoA transferase subunit A: protein MSKLKTLKEVVAEIPDGAHIALGGFAITRCPVAFVFEMIRQKKKDLTVSQIVAGMETDLLVGAGLVKKLEYSGGSLDRFGRLERINDKIDKGLLDIREYSGMSMSMRFLAGSLGVPFIPTKALLGTEMLKNLLAKNDPAVKVCESPFDGDKYVYLKALRPDYSVIHAQYADEKGNVIIEGPYWDAETAKSARKLIVTVEQVVSTKFIKKFPEKVIIPSVYTYAVVEVPYGAYPTACYKFYDYDREMLENYAKINKSEEEFNKFLNEYVFSTKDFTEFIERVGGVDRVNKIKADPSYGY, encoded by the coding sequence GTGAGCAAACTGAAAACCCTTAAAGAAGTAGTTGCAGAAATACCGGACGGCGCCCATATAGCTCTAGGAGGATTTGCAATAACAAGGTGTCCTGTAGCGTTTGTATTCGAAATGATAAGGCAAAAGAAGAAAGACCTAACTGTATCGCAAATAGTGGCGGGGATGGAGACCGATTTGCTGGTAGGCGCCGGCCTTGTAAAAAAGTTAGAGTATAGCGGCGGGTCATTGGATAGATTCGGCAGGCTCGAGAGGATAAACGATAAGATAGACAAAGGGCTGCTGGACATAAGGGAATACAGTGGGATGAGCATGTCGATGAGGTTTTTAGCAGGCTCTCTGGGCGTTCCTTTTATACCGACTAAGGCTTTATTGGGTACAGAAATGCTAAAGAATTTGCTTGCTAAAAACGATCCGGCAGTTAAAGTTTGCGAATCGCCATTTGATGGGGATAAGTATGTTTACTTAAAGGCATTAAGGCCTGATTATTCGGTGATACATGCTCAATATGCCGACGAAAAGGGCAACGTAATAATAGAAGGTCCTTATTGGGATGCTGAAACTGCAAAATCAGCAAGAAAACTTATCGTGACAGTAGAACAGGTCGTATCGACGAAATTTATAAAAAAGTTCCCCGAAAAAGTGATTATCCCGAGCGTTTATACTTACGCCGTTGTAGAAGTGCCTTACGGAGCCTATCCAACAGCTTGTTATAAGTTTTATGACTACGACAGAGAAATGTTAGAAAATTATGCAAAAATAAACAAAAGCGAAGAAGAGTTCAACAAGTTTTTGAATGAATACGTGTTTAGCACAAAAGATTTCACAGAATTTATAGAAAGGGTAGGGGGGGTGGATAGGGTTAACAAAATCAAAGCCGATCCGTCGTACGGATATTGA
- a CDS encoding nitroreductase family protein, with protein sequence MEKKDVFFQVVADRRSIRNFTKDKISEEDLKLILESARLAPSGENAQPWRFIVVKDEERKKFLARISKNGSGRRFTGEFLSKQMQERFKSLQDEEKKLAAFKKLTSGDVSAFVSEGDVIIIVIGRKDVWDLPYDTSAAIENMLLTVTSLDLGACWVIAPCIDVRDEEKLREYFEIPDEYKVVSIISIGKPSRIPNPRPRIPLKDLVFNEKFGEPYYNE encoded by the coding sequence ATGGAGAAAAAGGATGTATTCTTCCAGGTCGTGGCCGATAGAAGAAGTATAAGGAACTTTACAAAGGACAAGATTTCTGAAGAAGACTTGAAACTAATCCTCGAGAGTGCGCGCCTTGCTCCCTCTGGCGAAAATGCCCAGCCGTGGAGATTCATAGTAGTAAAAGATGAGGAGAGGAAGAAGTTTTTGGCCAGAATCTCGAAAAACGGCAGCGGTAGGAGATTCACAGGAGAATTTCTCAGCAAGCAGATGCAAGAGAGGTTCAAAAGCCTCCAGGACGAAGAAAAAAAGTTGGCAGCCTTCAAGAAGCTCACATCTGGAGACGTTTCCGCGTTTGTTAGCGAAGGCGACGTGATAATAATTGTAATAGGGCGCAAAGATGTATGGGACCTTCCTTATGATACATCTGCTGCTATCGAAAATATGCTGCTTACAGTTACAAGCTTAGACCTTGGCGCGTGTTGGGTTATAGCTCCTTGCATCGATGTCCGGGATGAGGAAAAGCTAAGGGAATACTTTGAGATACCTGACGAATACAAAGTTGTAAGCATAATTTCTATAGGCAAACCCTCGAGGATACCAAATCCGCGGCCCAGGATACCTCTTAAAGACCTGGTCTTCAACGAAAAATTTGGCGAGCCGTATTACAACGAGTAA
- the iolN gene encoding 3-dehydro-scyllo-inosose hydrolase has product MKYKYSTGSMDKADGIYFQNMTGKQVEERLKQNDIIIIPVGSTEYHGKGQCYGEDTFIVTRIAEIVARETGCTVSQPVWFGSHPWNQMGMPGTIVVPEETFVAYLRAIIAGYWNAGFRKQILINGHGQEYVIPNAIQEFGKMYQVPAVICMVNWPTVIAQELKDKAHGGPWETPFRHADEVEASFALALFPEMNNKEDMEDSTPVGFMPEGHVDKGGDIYQYPIPGHAQIGMGGLEVILYPQGVIGKPTLADAKKAEKGIEMIIDYLIKLHNDIREKFPPGVLPPIELVTERDRETIEAVIKGPFKGGRSLYSLGYPV; this is encoded by the coding sequence ATGAAATATAAGTACTCGACAGGTTCTATGGATAAAGCCGATGGCATATATTTTCAAAATATGACAGGTAAACAGGTAGAAGAGAGGCTGAAGCAAAACGACATAATAATAATTCCAGTAGGCAGTACGGAATACCACGGAAAAGGCCAGTGCTACGGGGAAGATACTTTCATTGTGACAAGGATTGCCGAGATAGTGGCGAGAGAGACGGGGTGCACCGTTTCGCAGCCTGTCTGGTTTGGTTCTCACCCGTGGAACCAGATGGGAATGCCGGGCACCATAGTAGTGCCTGAAGAGACTTTTGTGGCTTATTTGAGGGCTATCATCGCTGGCTACTGGAATGCGGGGTTTAGGAAGCAGATATTGATAAACGGACATGGCCAGGAATACGTTATCCCCAATGCTATTCAAGAATTTGGAAAGATGTACCAAGTGCCTGCGGTTATATGCATGGTGAACTGGCCGACCGTGATAGCTCAAGAGCTGAAAGACAAAGCCCACGGAGGGCCTTGGGAGACGCCATTCAGACATGCTGATGAAGTGGAAGCTTCTTTTGCGTTGGCGCTTTTCCCTGAAATGAACAACAAAGAGGACATGGAAGATTCTACTCCGGTTGGATTTATGCCCGAAGGCCATGTGGACAAAGGCGGAGACATATACCAATATCCCATACCGGGCCATGCTCAAATCGGAATGGGTGGTTTGGAAGTAATTCTCTACCCGCAGGGAGTAATAGGAAAACCCACATTAGCCGATGCCAAAAAGGCTGAAAAAGGGATCGAAATGATAATAGATTACTTGATAAAGCTTCACAACGATATAAGGGAAAAATTCCCGCCGGGAGTATTGCCGCCTATCGAGCTCGTGACAGAAAGAGACAGGGAGACTATCGAAGCTGTCATAAAGGGCCCGTTTAAAGGCGGAAGAAGCTTATATTCGCTGGGATACCCTGTATAA